The proteins below come from a single Streptomyces spongiicola genomic window:
- the rpsL gene encoding 30S ribosomal protein S12: MPTIQQLVRKGRQDKVEKNKTPALEGSPQRRGVCTRVFTTTPKKPNSALRKVARVRLTSGIEVTAYIPGEGHNLQEHSIVLVRGGRVKDLPGVRYKIIRGSLDTQGVKNRKQARSRYGAKKEK; encoded by the coding sequence GTGCCTACGATCCAGCAGCTGGTCCGGAAGGGCCGGCAGGACAAGGTCGAGAAGAACAAGACGCCCGCACTCGAGGGTTCCCCTCAGCGCCGCGGCGTCTGCACGCGTGTGTTCACGACCACCCCGAAGAAGCCGAACTCGGCCCTCCGCAAGGTCGCGCGTGTGCGTCTGACCTCGGGTATCGAGGTCACGGCCTACATTCCGGGTGAGGGACACAACCTGCAGGAGCACTCCATCGTGCTCGTGCGTGGTGGCCGTGTGAAGGACCTGCCGGGTGTTCGCTACAAGATCATCCGCGGTTCGCTCGACACCCAGGGTGTCAAGAACCGCAAGCAGGCCCGCAGCCGCTACGGCGCCAAGAAGGAGAAGTAA
- the rpsG gene encoding 30S ribosomal protein S7: MPRKGPAPKRPVIIDPVYGSPLVTSLINKILLNGKRSTAERIVYGAMEGLREKTGADPVITLKRALENVKPSLEVKSRRVGGATYQVPIEVKPGRASTLALRWVVGYSRARREKTMTERLMNELLDASNGLGASVKKREDTHKMAESNKAFAHYRW, encoded by the coding sequence ATGCCTCGTAAGGGCCCCGCCCCGAAGCGCCCGGTCATCATCGACCCGGTCTACGGCTCTCCTCTGGTGACCTCGCTGATCAACAAGATCCTGCTGAACGGCAAGCGCTCCACCGCCGAGCGCATCGTCTACGGCGCCATGGAAGGCCTCCGTGAGAAGACCGGTGCCGACCCGGTCATCACGCTGAAGCGCGCCCTCGAGAACGTCAAGCCGTCCCTCGAGGTCAAGTCCCGCCGTGTCGGTGGCGCCACCTACCAGGTGCCGATCGAGGTCAAGCCCGGTCGCGCCTCCACCCTCGCGCTCCGCTGGGTCGTGGGCTACTCGCGCGCCCGCCGCGAGAAGACCATGACCGAGCGCCTCATGAACGAGCTGCTAGACGCCTCGAACGGCCTCGGCGCATCGGTCAAGAAGCGCGAGGACACGCACAAGATGGCCGAGTCCAACAAGGCCTTCGCGCACTACCGCTGGTAG
- the rplL gene encoding 50S ribosomal protein L7/L12, with amino-acid sequence MAKLSQEDLLAQFEEMTLIELSEFVKAFEEKFDVTAAAPVAVAAAGVPGAPAAEAAEEQDEFDVVLTGAGDKKIQVIKVVRELTSLGLKEAKDLVDGAPKPVLEKVTKEAAEKAAESLKGAGAAVEVK; translated from the coding sequence ATGGCGAAGCTGTCTCAGGAAGACCTGCTCGCGCAGTTCGAGGAGATGACCCTCATCGAGCTCTCCGAGTTCGTGAAGGCGTTCGAGGAGAAGTTCGACGTCACCGCCGCCGCCCCGGTCGCCGTGGCCGCCGCCGGCGTCCCGGGTGCCCCGGCCGCCGAGGCCGCCGAGGAGCAGGACGAGTTCGACGTCGTCCTCACCGGCGCCGGCGACAAGAAGATCCAGGTCATCAAGGTCGTCCGTGAGCTGACCTCGCTGGGCCTGAAGGAGGCCAAGGACCTCGTCGACGGCGCCCCGAAGCCGGTCCTGGAGAAGGTCACCAAGGAGGCCGCGGAGAAGGCCGCCGAGTCCCTCAAGGGCGCCGGTGCGGCCGTCGAGGTCAAGTGA
- a CDS encoding DNA-directed RNA polymerase subunit beta' yields the protein MLDVNFFDELRIGLATADDIRQWSHGEVKKPETINYRTLKPEKDGLFCEKIFGPTRDWECYCGKYKRVRFKGIICERCGVEVTRAKVRRERMGHIELAAPVTHIWYFKGVPSRLGYLLDLAPKDLEKVIYFAAYMITYVDEERRTRDLPSLEAHVSVERQQIENRRDADLEARAKKLEADLAELEAEGAKADVRRKVREGAEREMKQLRDRAQREIDRLDEVWNRFKNLKVQDLEGDELLYRELRDRFGTYFDGSMGAAALQKRLESFDLDEEAERLREIIRTGKGQKKTRALKRLKVVSAFLQTSNSPKGMVLDCVPVIPPDLRPMVQLDGGRFATSDLNDLYRRVINRNNRLKRLLDLGAPEIIVNNEKRMLQEAVDALFDNGRRGRPVTGPGNRPLKSLSDMLKGKQGRFRQNLLGKRVDYSARSVIVVGPQLKLHQCGLPKAMALELFKPFVMKRLVDLNHAQNIKSAKRMVERGRTVVYDVLEEVIAEHPVLLNRAPTLHRLGIQAFEPQLVEGKAIQIHPLVCTAFNADFDGDQMAVHLPLSAEAQAEARILMLSSNNILKPADGRPVTMPTQDMVLGLFFLTTDEEEREVRGEGRAFNSTAEAIMAFDARELSLQAKIDIRFPIGTVPPRGWTPPADEEGHEGIGPWQQGDSFRLTTTLGRALFNELLPEDYPFVDYTVGKKQLSEIVNDLAERYPKVIVAATLDNLKAAGFYWATRSGVTVAISDVVVPEAKKDIVAGYEAQDEKVQKQYERGLITKDERTQELIAIWTKATNEVAEAMNDNFPKTNPIFMMVNSGARGNMMQMRQIAGMRGLVSNAKNETIPRPIKASFREGLSVLEYFISTHGARKGLADTALRTADSGYLTRRLVDVSQDVIIREEDCGTDRGLKLRIAERGADGVLRKADDVETSVYARMLAEDVVVDGKVIAPANVDLGDVLIDALVGAGVEEVKTRSVLTCESAVGTCAFCYGRSLATGKLVDIGEAVGIIAAQSIGEPGTQLTMRTFHTGGVAGDDITQGLPRVVELFEARTPKGVAPISEVAGIVRVEETEKTKKIVITPDDGSDEAAYPISKRAKLLVRDGDHVVVGQKLTFGATNPHDVLRILGQRAVQVHLVGEVQKVYNSQGVSIHDKHIEIIIRQMLRRVTIIESGDAELLPGELVERSKFEHENRRVVQEGGHPASGRPQLMGITKASLATESWLSAASFQETTRVLTDAAINAKSDSLIGLKENVIIGKLIPAGTGLARYRNIRVEPTEEAKAAMYSAVGYDDIDYSPFGTGSGQAVPLEDYDYGPYNQ from the coding sequence GTGCTCGACGTCAACTTCTTCGACGAGCTGCGGATCGGCCTGGCCACCGCTGACGACATCCGTCAGTGGTCCCACGGCGAGGTCAAGAAGCCGGAGACCATCAACTACCGCACGCTCAAGCCCGAGAAGGACGGACTCTTCTGCGAGAAGATCTTCGGCCCTACCCGGGACTGGGAGTGCTACTGCGGCAAGTACAAGCGCGTCCGCTTCAAGGGCATCATCTGTGAGCGCTGTGGCGTCGAGGTCACCCGCGCCAAGGTGCGCCGCGAGCGGATGGGCCATATCGAGCTGGCCGCTCCCGTGACCCACATCTGGTACTTCAAGGGCGTTCCGTCGCGGCTGGGCTACCTGCTCGACCTCGCCCCGAAGGACCTGGAGAAGGTCATCTACTTCGCCGCGTACATGATCACGTACGTGGACGAGGAGCGCCGCACCCGCGACCTGCCCTCGCTGGAGGCCCATGTCTCCGTCGAGCGCCAGCAGATCGAGAACCGCCGCGACGCCGACCTGGAGGCCCGCGCCAAGAAGCTCGAGGCCGACCTGGCCGAGCTGGAGGCCGAGGGCGCCAAGGCCGACGTGCGCCGCAAGGTGCGCGAGGGCGCCGAGCGCGAGATGAAGCAGCTGCGCGACCGCGCCCAGCGCGAGATCGACCGCCTCGACGAGGTGTGGAACCGCTTCAAGAACCTCAAGGTCCAGGACCTCGAGGGCGACGAGCTGCTCTACCGCGAGCTGCGCGACCGCTTCGGCACGTACTTCGACGGCTCGATGGGCGCCGCGGCGCTGCAGAAGCGCCTGGAGTCCTTCGACCTGGACGAGGAGGCCGAGCGCCTCCGCGAGATCATCCGCACCGGCAAGGGCCAGAAGAAGACCCGTGCGCTCAAGCGCCTCAAGGTCGTCTCCGCCTTCCTGCAGACCAGCAACAGCCCCAAGGGCATGGTGCTGGACTGCGTCCCGGTGATCCCGCCGGACCTGCGCCCGATGGTCCAGCTGGACGGTGGCCGCTTCGCGACCTCCGACCTGAACGACCTGTACCGCCGTGTGATCAACCGCAACAACCGCCTGAAGCGCCTGCTCGACCTCGGTGCCCCCGAGATCATCGTGAACAACGAGAAGCGGATGCTCCAGGAGGCCGTCGACGCCCTGTTCGACAACGGCCGCCGCGGCCGCCCGGTCACCGGCCCCGGCAACCGCCCGCTGAAGTCCCTCAGCGACATGCTGAAGGGCAAGCAGGGCCGGTTCCGCCAGAACCTGCTCGGCAAGCGGGTGGACTACTCGGCGCGTTCCGTCATCGTCGTCGGCCCGCAGCTGAAGCTGCACCAGTGCGGTCTGCCCAAGGCCATGGCCCTGGAGCTCTTCAAGCCGTTCGTGATGAAGCGCCTGGTGGACCTGAACCACGCGCAGAACATCAAGTCGGCCAAGCGCATGGTCGAGCGCGGCCGCACCGTCGTGTACGACGTCCTCGAAGAGGTCATCGCCGAGCACCCGGTGCTGCTGAACCGTGCGCCCACGCTGCACCGCCTCGGCATCCAGGCCTTCGAGCCGCAGCTGGTCGAGGGCAAGGCCATCCAGATCCACCCGCTCGTCTGCACCGCGTTCAACGCGGACTTCGACGGCGACCAGATGGCCGTGCACCTGCCGCTGTCCGCGGAGGCGCAGGCCGAGGCCCGCATCCTGATGCTGTCCTCGAACAACATCCTCAAGCCGGCCGACGGCCGTCCGGTCACCATGCCGACCCAGGACATGGTTCTCGGCCTCTTCTTCCTCACCACGGACGAGGAGGAGCGCGAGGTGCGCGGCGAGGGCCGCGCGTTCAACTCCACCGCCGAGGCGATCATGGCGTTCGACGCCCGGGAGCTCTCGCTCCAGGCGAAGATCGACATCCGCTTCCCGATCGGCACCGTCCCGCCGCGCGGCTGGACCCCGCCGGCGGACGAGGAGGGGCACGAGGGCATCGGCCCCTGGCAGCAGGGCGACAGCTTCCGCCTCACCACCACCCTGGGCCGCGCGCTCTTCAACGAGCTGCTGCCCGAGGACTACCCGTTCGTCGACTACACCGTCGGCAAGAAGCAGCTCTCCGAGATCGTCAACGACCTCGCCGAGCGCTACCCGAAGGTCATCGTGGCGGCGACGCTCGACAACCTGAAGGCGGCCGGCTTCTACTGGGCGACCCGCTCCGGCGTCACCGTCGCCATCTCGGACGTCGTCGTCCCCGAGGCGAAGAAGGACATCGTCGCGGGCTACGAGGCGCAGGACGAGAAGGTCCAGAAGCAGTACGAGCGCGGTCTGATCACCAAGGACGAGCGCACCCAGGAGCTCATCGCGATCTGGACCAAGGCGACCAACGAGGTCGCCGAGGCGATGAACGACAACTTCCCGAAGACCAACCCCATCTTCATGATGGTCAACTCGGGTGCGCGCGGAAACATGATGCAGATGCGCCAGATCGCCGGTATGCGCGGTCTGGTGTCGAACGCCAAGAACGAGACGATCCCCCGTCCCATCAAGGCGTCCTTCCGCGAGGGCCTGTCCGTGCTGGAGTACTTCATCTCCACCCACGGCGCCCGAAAGGGTCTCGCCGACACCGCCCTGCGTACGGCCGACTCGGGTTACCTGACCCGTCGTCTGGTCGACGTCTCGCAGGACGTCATCATCCGCGAGGAGGACTGCGGCACCGACCGCGGTCTGAAGCTGCGGATCGCCGAGCGGGGCGCCGACGGTGTCCTGCGCAAGGCGGACGACGTCGAGACGTCGGTGTACGCGCGGATGCTCGCCGAGGACGTCGTCGTGGACGGCAAGGTCATCGCGCCGGCCAACGTCGACCTCGGTGACGTGCTGATCGACGCGCTCGTGGGCGCGGGCGTCGAGGAGGTCAAGACCCGCTCGGTCCTGACCTGCGAGTCCGCCGTCGGCACCTGCGCGTTCTGCTACGGCCGTTCGCTCGCCACCGGCAAGCTGGTCGACATCGGCGAGGCGGTCGGCATCATCGCCGCCCAGTCCATCGGCGAGCCCGGCACCCAGCTGACGATGCGTACCTTCCACACCGGTGGTGTGGCCGGTGACGACATCACCCAGGGTCTGCCGCGTGTCGTCGAGCTCTTCGAGGCCCGTACCCCGAAGGGTGTCGCCCCGATCTCCGAGGTCGCCGGCATCGTCCGGGTCGAGGAGACCGAGAAGACCAAGAAGATCGTCATCACTCCGGACGACGGCAGCGACGAGGCGGCGTACCCGATCTCCAAGCGCGCCAAGCTCCTGGTGCGGGACGGCGACCACGTCGTGGTGGGGCAGAAGCTCACCTTCGGTGCCACCAACCCGCACGACGTGCTGCGGATCCTCGGCCAGCGCGCCGTCCAGGTCCACCTGGTCGGCGAGGTGCAGAAGGTCTACAACTCGCAGGGCGTGTCGATCCACGACAAGCACATCGAGATCATCATCCGGCAGATGCTGCGCCGTGTGACGATCATCGAGTCCGGTGACGCGGAGCTGCTGCCGGGCGAGCTGGTGGAGCGCTCGAAGTTCGAGCACGAGAACCGCCGCGTGGTCCAGGAAGGCGGCCACCCGGCCTCCGGCCGTCCGCAGCTGATGGGTATCACCAAGGCCTCGCTGGCGACCGAGTCGTGGCTGTCGGCGGCGTCCTTCCAGGAGACGACCAGGGTCCTCACCGACGCGGCGATCAACGCCAAGTCGGACTCCCTGATCGGCCTCAAGGAGAACGTCATCATCGGTAAGCTCATCCCGGCCGGTACGGGCCTCGCCCGCTACCGCAACATCCGGGTCGAGCCGACCGAGGAGGCCAAGGCCGCGATGTACTCGGCCGTCGGCTACGACGACATCGACTACTCGCCGTTCGGCACCGGCTCCGGCCAGGCCGTTCCGCTGGAGGACTACGACTACGGTCCGTACAACCAGTAA
- a CDS encoding helix-turn-helix domain-containing protein: protein MSVDNEVRRPTTETDEPGWEVEPNDDWGVAVVATVGRQLRLRREAAGLRAGEFGEAVGYGEDLVYKIEGGKRIPRPEYLDRADEVLGAGGLLAAMKEDVGKVRYPKKVRDLAQLEGRAVELQLYDPLNVHGLLQTPEYARGLLLMRRPAYTGDEVDRFIAARVARKSVFERDPAPELSFVLEEWTLRRPLGGRALVRNQLEHLLEVAQLRNVELQVMPMDREQHAGLAGGIEVLKFEDGSVVGRSPAMANGRPVTEARQLRILELRYGIIRAQALTPRESTAFIEQLLGDT, encoded by the coding sequence ATGTCGGTGGACAACGAGGTGCGGCGGCCGACGACTGAGACGGACGAGCCGGGGTGGGAGGTGGAGCCGAACGACGACTGGGGCGTGGCCGTGGTCGCCACGGTGGGGCGGCAGTTGAGGCTGCGGCGGGAGGCGGCGGGCCTGCGGGCCGGTGAGTTCGGCGAGGCGGTGGGGTACGGGGAGGACCTGGTCTACAAGATCGAGGGCGGGAAGCGGATTCCCCGCCCCGAGTATCTGGACAGGGCGGACGAGGTGCTGGGGGCGGGTGGGCTGCTTGCGGCCATGAAGGAGGACGTGGGCAAGGTCAGATATCCGAAGAAGGTTCGGGATCTGGCGCAGTTGGAGGGGCGGGCGGTCGAACTCCAGTTGTACGACCCGCTGAACGTCCATGGGCTGCTGCAGACGCCGGAGTACGCGCGTGGGCTGCTGCTGATGCGCCGCCCGGCCTATACCGGGGACGAGGTGGATCGGTTCATCGCCGCGCGGGTGGCCCGCAAGTCGGTGTTCGAGCGCGACCCGGCGCCTGAACTCAGCTTCGTTCTGGAGGAGTGGACGCTTCGGCGTCCCCTCGGCGGTAGGGCACTGGTCCGCAACCAGCTTGAACACCTCCTGGAAGTGGCCCAGTTGAGGAACGTTGAGCTACAGGTGATGCCGATGGACCGCGAGCAGCATGCCGGGCTGGCAGGCGGCATCGAGGTGCTGAAGTTCGAGGACGGCTCGGTGGTCGGGCGCTCTCCGGCCATGGCCAACGGTCGACCGGTGACCGAGGCCCGGCAGCTCCGTATCCTGGAACTCCGCTATGGCATCATCCGGGCCCAGGCCCTCACGCCCCGTGAGTCGACTGCCTTCATCGAGCAACTGCTGGGGGATACATGA
- the rpoB gene encoding DNA-directed RNA polymerase subunit beta produces the protein MAASRNASTANTNNGASTAPLRISFAKIKEPLEVPNLLALQTESFDWLLGNAAWKARVEAALESGQDVPTKSGLEEIFEEISPIEDFSGSMSLTFRDHRFEPPKNSIDECKERDFTYAAPLFVTAEFTNNETGEIKSQTVFMGDFPLMTNKGTFVINGTERVVVSQLVRSPGVYFDSSIDKTSDKDIFSAKIIPSRGAWLEMEIDKRDMVGVRIDRKRKQSVTVLLKALGWTTEQILEEFGEYESMRATLEKDHTQGQDDALLDIYRKLRPGEPPTREAAQTLLENLYFNPKRYDLAKVGRYKVNKKLGADEPLDAGVLTTDDVIATIKYLVKLHAGETETVGESGTQIVVETDDIDHFGNRRLRNVGELIQNQVRTGLARMERVVRERMTTQDVEAITPQTLINIRPVVASIKEFFGTSQLSQFMDQNNPLSGLTHKRRLSALGPGGLSRERAGFEVRDVHPSHYGRMCPIETPEGPNIGLIGSLATYGRVNAFGFVETPYRKVEGGQVTDQVDYLTADEEDRFVIAQANAALGDDLRFAEARVLVRRRGGEVDYVSPEDVDYMDVSPRQMVSVATAMIPFLEHDDANRALMGANMMRQAVPLIKAEAPLVGTGMEYRCATDAGDVIKAEKDGVIQEVSADYVTVANDDGTYTTYRVAKFSRSNQGTSVNQKVIVSEGDRVIEGQVLADGPATENGEMALGKNLLVAFMPWEGHNYEDAIILSQRLVQDDVLSSIHIEEHEVDARDTKLGPEEITRDIPNVSEEVLADLDERGIIRIGAEVVAGDILVGKVTPKGETELTPEERLLRAIFGEKAREVRDTSLKVPHGETGKVIGVRVFDREEGDELPPGVNQLVRVYVAQKRKITDGDKLAGRHGNKGVISKILPIEDMPFLEDGTPVDIILNPLGVPSRMNPGQVLEIHLGWLASQGWDVSGLADEWAQRLQAIGADQVDPRTNVATPVFDGAREDELAGLLEHTIPNRDGDRMVLPSGKARLFDGRSGEPFPDPISVGYMYILKLHHLVDDKLHARSTGPYSMITQQPLGGKAQFGGQRFGEMEVWALEAYGAAYALQELLTIKSDDVTGRVKVYEAIVKGENIPEPGIPESFKVLIKEMQSLCLNVEVLSSDGMSIEMRDTDEDVFRAAEELGIDLSRREPSSVEEV, from the coding sequence TTGGCCGCCTCGCGCAACGCCTCGACCGCGAATACGAACAACGGCGCAAGCACCGCCCCGCTGCGCATCTCCTTTGCAAAGATCAAGGAGCCCCTCGAGGTTCCGAACCTCCTCGCGCTGCAGACCGAGAGCTTTGACTGGCTGCTCGGCAACGCCGCGTGGAAGGCTCGTGTCGAGGCGGCTCTGGAGTCCGGACAGGACGTCCCCACCAAGTCCGGTCTGGAGGAGATCTTCGAGGAGATCTCCCCGATCGAGGACTTCTCCGGGTCGATGTCGCTGACGTTCCGCGACCACCGCTTCGAGCCCCCGAAGAACTCGATCGACGAGTGCAAGGAGCGCGACTTCACGTACGCCGCCCCGCTCTTCGTCACGGCCGAGTTCACCAACAACGAGACCGGCGAGATCAAGTCCCAGACCGTCTTCATGGGCGACTTCCCGCTCATGACGAACAAGGGCACCTTCGTCATCAACGGCACCGAGCGTGTCGTGGTGTCGCAGCTGGTCCGCTCGCCGGGCGTCTACTTCGACTCCTCCATCGACAAGACGTCCGACAAGGACATCTTCTCCGCCAAGATCATCCCGTCCCGGGGTGCCTGGCTGGAGATGGAGATCGACAAGCGCGACATGGTCGGTGTGCGCATCGACCGCAAGCGCAAGCAGTCCGTCACCGTCCTGCTCAAGGCGCTCGGCTGGACCACCGAGCAGATCCTGGAGGAGTTCGGCGAGTACGAGTCGATGCGCGCCACCCTGGAGAAGGACCACACCCAGGGCCAGGACGACGCGCTCCTCGACATCTACCGCAAGCTGCGCCCGGGCGAGCCCCCGACGCGTGAGGCCGCGCAGACGCTGCTCGAGAACCTCTACTTCAACCCGAAGCGCTACGACCTGGCCAAGGTCGGCCGCTACAAGGTCAACAAGAAGCTCGGCGCCGACGAGCCGCTGGACGCCGGCGTGCTCACCACCGACGACGTCATCGCGACCATCAAGTACCTGGTCAAGCTGCACGCCGGGGAGACCGAGACGGTCGGCGAGAGCGGTACCCAGATCGTCGTCGAGACCGACGACATCGACCACTTCGGCAACCGCCGTCTGCGCAACGTCGGCGAGCTGATCCAGAACCAGGTCCGCACGGGTCTCGCCCGTATGGAGCGCGTCGTGCGCGAGCGCATGACCACCCAGGACGTCGAGGCGATCACGCCGCAGACCCTGATCAACATCCGGCCGGTCGTCGCCTCCATCAAGGAGTTCTTCGGCACCAGCCAGCTGTCGCAGTTCATGGACCAGAACAACCCGCTGTCGGGCCTGACCCACAAGCGCCGCCTGTCGGCGCTGGGCCCCGGCGGTCTGTCCCGTGAGCGGGCCGGCTTCGAGGTCCGCGACGTGCACCCGTCCCACTACGGACGGATGTGCCCGATCGAGACCCCCGAGGGCCCGAACATCGGTCTGATCGGTTCGCTCGCCACCTACGGCCGGGTGAACGCGTTCGGCTTCGTCGAGACCCCGTACCGCAAGGTCGAGGGCGGCCAGGTCACCGACCAGGTGGACTACCTGACCGCCGACGAGGAGGACCGCTTCGTCATCGCGCAGGCCAACGCCGCGCTCGGCGACGACCTGCGCTTCGCCGAGGCCCGCGTGCTCGTCCGCCGCCGCGGCGGCGAGGTCGACTACGTGTCGCCCGAGGACGTGGACTACATGGACGTCTCGCCGCGCCAGATGGTGTCGGTGGCGACCGCCATGATCCCGTTCCTCGAGCACGACGACGCCAACCGCGCCCTGATGGGCGCGAACATGATGCGCCAGGCCGTTCCGCTGATCAAGGCGGAGGCGCCGCTCGTCGGCACCGGTATGGAGTACCGCTGCGCCACCGACGCCGGCGACGTCATCAAGGCCGAGAAGGACGGTGTGATCCAGGAGGTCTCGGCCGACTACGTCACCGTCGCCAACGACGACGGCACGTACACCACCTACCGCGTCGCGAAGTTCTCCCGCTCCAACCAGGGCACCTCGGTGAACCAGAAGGTCATCGTCTCCGAGGGCGACCGGGTCATCGAGGGCCAGGTCCTCGCCGACGGTCCGGCCACCGAGAACGGCGAGATGGCGCTCGGCAAGAACCTGCTCGTCGCGTTCATGCCGTGGGAGGGCCACAACTACGAGGACGCGATCATCCTGTCGCAGCGCCTCGTGCAGGACGACGTCCTCTCCTCGATCCACATCGAGGAGCACGAGGTCGACGCCCGCGACACCAAGCTCGGCCCGGAGGAGATCACCCGGGACATCCCGAACGTCTCCGAGGAGGTCCTCGCCGACCTCGACGAGCGCGGCATCATCCGCATCGGTGCCGAGGTCGTCGCCGGCGACATCCTGGTCGGCAAGGTCACCCCCAAGGGCGAGACCGAGCTGACCCCGGAGGAGCGGCTGCTGCGCGCGATCTTCGGTGAGAAGGCCCGCGAGGTCCGCGACACCTCGCTGAAGGTGCCGCACGGCGAGACCGGCAAGGTCATCGGCGTCCGCGTCTTCGACCGCGAGGAGGGCGACGAGCTGCCCCCCGGTGTGAACCAGCTGGTGCGCGTGTACGTCGCGCAGAAGCGCAAGATCACCGACGGTGACAAGCTCGCCGGCCGCCACGGCAACAAGGGCGTCATCTCCAAGATCCTGCCGATCGAGGACATGCCGTTCCTGGAGGACGGCACCCCGGTCGACATCATCCTCAACCCGCTCGGCGTCCCCTCCCGGATGAACCCGGGACAGGTCCTGGAGATCCACCTCGGCTGGCTCGCCAGCCAGGGCTGGGACGTCTCCGGCCTCGCCGACGAGTGGGCCCAGCGCCTCCAGGCGATCGGTGCCGACCAGGTCGACCCCCGCACCAACGTCGCCACCCCCGTCTTCGACGGCGCCCGCGAGGACGAACTGGCGGGTCTGCTGGAGCACACGATCCCGAACCGCGACGGCGACCGCATGGTCCTCCCGTCCGGCAAGGCGCGCCTGTTCGACGGCCGCTCCGGCGAGCCGTTCCCGGACCCGATCTCGGTCGGGTACATGTACATCCTCAAGCTGCACCACCTGGTCGACGACAAGCTGCACGCCCGGTCGACCGGTCCGTACTCGATGATCACCCAGCAGCCGCTGGGTGGTAAGGCTCAGTTCGGTGGCCAGCGGTTCGGCGAGATGGAGGTGTGGGCGCTCGAGGCGTACGGCGCCGCCTACGCCCTCCAGGAGCTGCTGACCATCAAGTCCGACGACGTCACCGGCCGCGTGAAGGTCTACGAGGCCATCGTCAAGGGCGAGAACATCCCCGAGCCCGGCATCCCCGAGTCCTTCAAGGTGCTCATCAAGGAGATGCAGTCCCTGTGCCTCAACGTGGAGGTGCTGTCCTCGGACGGCATGTCCATCGAGATGCGCGACACCGACGAGGACGTCTTCCGCGCCGCGGAGGAGCTCGGCATCGACCTGTCCCGGCGCGAGCCGAGCAGCGTCGAAGAGGTCTGA
- a CDS encoding ATP-binding protein, whose product MLLSPTPRGARLARLLATEWLRTWDLPHSSLEVAAHLVAELASNAAVHGRVTGRGFRLVLLADAGTLRIEVTDTRGDDLPHRRPPAPDAESGRGLVLVEALADRWGVEPGPVPRKTVWAELDLSPNPGKPNSGAPVAPHQEPRGEKEPDQAPPLPPAAAAHSHG is encoded by the coding sequence GTGCTGCTTTCCCCCACGCCACGCGGTGCCCGGCTCGCCCGGCTTCTCGCGACCGAGTGGCTCCGCACCTGGGACCTGCCGCACTCCTCCCTCGAGGTCGCCGCGCACCTCGTCGCAGAACTCGCCTCGAACGCCGCCGTCCACGGGCGCGTCACCGGGCGGGGGTTCCGCCTCGTGCTCCTCGCCGACGCCGGCACCCTCCGTATCGAGGTGACGGACACGCGCGGTGACGACCTGCCCCACCGCCGGCCGCCCGCTCCCGACGCCGAGTCCGGACGCGGGCTGGTGCTCGTCGAGGCTCTCGCCGACCGCTGGGGTGTCGAACCGGGTCCCGTCCCCCGCAAGACCGTGTGGGCCGAACTCGACCTGTCACCGAATCCCGGAAAGCCGAACTCCGGTGCGCCGGTCGCTCCCCACCAGGAACCGAGAGGAGAGAAAGAACCCGACCAAGCCCCACCCCTCCCTCCCGCGGCAGCCGCTCACTCTCACGGGTGA
- a CDS encoding DUF397 domain-containing protein, with protein MIRNTSAGDAPDLMWFKSSYSSSSEGDSCLEVAAVPGTVHVRDSKCLDGPRLALTRSAWADFVTYASGG; from the coding sequence ATGATCCGCAACACCTCGGCCGGGGACGCCCCCGACCTGATGTGGTTCAAGAGCAGCTACAGCAGCAGCAGCGAGGGTGACTCCTGCCTCGAGGTCGCCGCCGTGCCCGGCACGGTCCATGTGCGCGACTCCAAGTGCCTCGACGGCCCCCGACTCGCTCTGACGCGGTCGGCCTGGGCGGACTTCGTGACGTACGCCTCGGGAGGCTGA